The following proteins are encoded in a genomic region of Alteromonadaceae bacterium 2753L.S.0a.02:
- a CDS encoding cellulase (glycosyl hydrolase family 5), which produces MKLVNCVFGILFVISGFVWADTAPANFQFHHAQGSQIVDEKGNPVFYRGISFGNRVWQNDRIPTQHHGSQDFARVRDMGMNLVRFYLNYKTFESDTKPYSYLDDGWQWLDNNIAWARQHGVYLILNMHVPQGGFQSQGRGHDLWRKPELQQRLIALWRTIAQRYHNEPVIFGYDLVNEPGVIHSKTEWQQLAQKLVNEIRKVDQKHPIIVERVNSINRTWRNDREMNFVKVQGDNIIYTFHSYDPYFYTHQRIFWDKAMKDRDGGKWPDKSANHTRENLAKIIDEYLAWGKANNVPLYFGEWGVYKANFEAGRGGLNYLRDMLAVLDARQLTNTFHVYHEESFGLYRGDSTLDPQNVNRDLLELFKQTYVKPEKIQ; this is translated from the coding sequence ATGAAACTCGTTAATTGCGTTTTTGGAATACTGTTCGTTATCTCCGGGTTTGTGTGGGCTGATACAGCGCCGGCCAACTTTCAATTTCATCATGCCCAGGGCTCGCAAATCGTAGACGAAAAGGGTAACCCGGTTTTTTACCGCGGCATTTCTTTCGGCAATCGCGTTTGGCAAAACGATCGCATTCCCACACAACACCATGGCTCGCAAGATTTTGCCCGGGTGCGCGACATGGGTATGAATTTGGTGCGCTTCTACTTGAACTATAAAACCTTTGAAAGCGATACCAAGCCCTACAGCTATCTCGACGACGGCTGGCAGTGGCTCGACAACAACATTGCCTGGGCCAGGCAGCACGGAGTCTATCTCATATTAAATATGCACGTTCCTCAGGGCGGATTTCAGTCGCAGGGACGCGGTCATGATTTATGGCGGAAACCCGAGCTCCAACAACGTCTGATTGCGCTATGGCGTACTATTGCGCAGCGTTATCACAATGAACCGGTAATCTTCGGTTACGACCTGGTCAATGAGCCGGGAGTTATTCACTCTAAAACAGAGTGGCAACAGCTCGCTCAGAAATTGGTAAACGAAATTCGCAAAGTAGACCAAAAACACCCCATTATTGTTGAACGGGTGAACTCCATAAACCGCACATGGCGCAACGACCGTGAAATGAATTTTGTGAAAGTTCAGGGCGACAATATTATCTACACCTTTCACAGCTACGACCCTTATTTTTACACCCATCAGCGAATTTTTTGGGATAAAGCCATGAAAGATCGCGATGGTGGAAAGTGGCCCGATAAAAGCGCAAACCACACCCGAGAAAATCTCGCTAAAATCATCGATGAATATCTCGCCTGGGGCAAAGCTAACAACGTACCTCTTTATTTTGGTGAGTGGGGTGTTTACAAAGCCAATTTCGAGGCGGGGCGCGGCGGTTTAAATTATTTACGCGATATGCTTGCGGTCCTGGATGCGCGCCAACTCACCAATACTTTCCATGTGTACCATGAAGAATCCTTTGGTTTGTATCGTGGTGATAGCACGCTCGACCCGCAAAATGTCAATCGCGATTTGCTAGAGTTGTTTAAACAAACTTATGTAAAACCTGAAAAAATTCAGTAA
- a CDS encoding beta-glucosidase, translating into MNVSTTQFSMGIFPLQRMQMFMVLLLVLGLTACELPSQRDAAAPAPEQQTQGVDVAAWPQVANPFGYDADLEQRIDALLAKMSIEEKVGQMMQAEIKSLAPGDIKKYHLGSVLNGGGSWPYRKDHPEISDWLQLADSLYEESMDTSDGRVAIPIMWGTDAVHGHNNVIGATLFPHNIGLGATRNLELVTAIGAATAKAVRATGIEWTFAPTVAVARNDAWGRTYESYSESPELVAQFSAAMVRGLQGDVQGDDFLASDRVIATAKHYLGDGGTWRGDDQGDVRIPEQELIAIHNAGYPPAIKAGVQTVMASFNSWYGQKMHGNQDLLTVVLKERMGLDGFVVGDWNGHAQVKGCSKRSCAQAINAGIDMVMVPDDWRAMLHNTLAQVDSGEIPVSRIEDAVRRILRVKLRAGLFDTKPSERAPAAEVIGSAAHRALARQAVRESLVLLKNDRRVLPISPQQRILVVGKAAQDIAQQSGGWSVTWQGTGNTNARFPGATSIFEGIAAAVAEAGGTLSYSDNGDYDTKPDVAIVVFGETPYAEGRGDRDSLEFQPGSKRALKKLQKLQAQGIPVVSLFLSGRPMWVNPELNASDAFVAAWLPGSEGAGIADVIIAKGNGEPRYNFTGRLAFSWPAKPLDMQLNIAESPYQPLFPLGYGLGYDTSSKALGNQLEEAVAGVATGDVSQLDFYVGRAMQPWNLFLISGEQRDMLSGAQATLSDGSMQLTTVDKEVQEDALKLRWHDLQSGKLVFYGDQPLNLAAFAERGTLAFDIQVKDLSKGGMELAMSCGEDCFRKVPIDVTLRNTAKSGWQNITLALQCFVRDNENLAAVQLPFVLEVGGSGEVELANIRFHRGGKPNTECPDYRRVAVTPAKLEKFWALDWWQPRHQQLVERVKQGDVDLIMIGDSITHWWERFAPQVWEEYYGHRNAVNMGFAGDRTENVLWRLQNGEIDNINPKVAVLLIGTNNTGHRLQAAQYTVAGIRKILDTLRNKLPGTKVLLLAIFPREASPQAPMRLINEQINTQIAKFADNKHIYFLNINEQFVDQQGVLSPSVAPDLLHLNEASYRRWAEAMEPLLQQLMGEN; encoded by the coding sequence ATGAACGTGTCGACAACTCAATTTTCAATGGGAATTTTCCCGCTGCAGCGAATGCAAATGTTCATGGTGTTACTGCTTGTGCTGGGCCTGACTGCCTGCGAGCTGCCCTCACAACGCGACGCTGCAGCGCCCGCGCCGGAGCAACAGACTCAGGGTGTCGACGTGGCCGCCTGGCCGCAGGTGGCCAATCCCTTCGGCTATGATGCGGATCTCGAGCAGCGTATCGATGCGTTGCTCGCAAAAATGAGCATCGAAGAAAAAGTCGGTCAAATGATGCAGGCCGAAATTAAAAGCCTGGCGCCGGGTGATATTAAAAAATACCACTTGGGCTCTGTGTTAAACGGTGGTGGTTCGTGGCCGTATCGCAAAGATCACCCCGAAATTTCCGACTGGCTGCAACTGGCTGACAGTCTTTATGAAGAAAGTATGGATACCAGTGATGGCAGGGTGGCGATTCCAATTATGTGGGGTACAGACGCGGTTCACGGCCACAACAATGTCATTGGTGCAACCTTGTTTCCGCACAATATTGGCTTGGGAGCGACTCGAAACCTGGAGCTGGTAACGGCCATTGGCGCTGCAACAGCAAAAGCCGTGCGGGCTACGGGTATTGAGTGGACCTTCGCGCCAACCGTCGCTGTGGCTCGTAACGACGCCTGGGGGCGCACTTACGAAAGCTATTCTGAAAGCCCGGAACTTGTGGCGCAATTTTCTGCTGCCATGGTGCGTGGTCTGCAAGGTGATGTGCAGGGCGACGATTTTCTCGCCAGTGACCGAGTCATCGCCACCGCGAAACATTATTTGGGCGATGGCGGCACCTGGCGTGGCGACGATCAAGGGGATGTCCGTATCCCGGAACAGGAGTTGATTGCGATTCACAATGCGGGTTACCCGCCGGCCATCAAGGCCGGTGTGCAAACGGTAATGGCGAGTTTCAACAGCTGGTACGGCCAGAAAATGCACGGTAATCAAGACCTGTTAACGGTTGTCCTGAAAGAACGCATGGGGCTTGATGGTTTCGTCGTCGGTGACTGGAACGGGCATGCCCAGGTGAAGGGGTGCAGCAAGCGCTCCTGTGCGCAGGCTATTAATGCCGGTATCGATATGGTTATGGTGCCCGACGATTGGCGGGCGATGCTGCACAATACCCTGGCACAGGTGGACAGCGGCGAAATTCCCGTGTCGCGCATCGAGGATGCCGTACGACGTATATTACGGGTAAAACTTCGCGCCGGCTTGTTCGACACTAAGCCCAGCGAAAGGGCGCCCGCCGCCGAGGTCATTGGCAGTGCCGCGCATCGCGCACTTGCGCGTCAGGCGGTGCGTGAAAGCCTGGTATTGCTTAAAAACGACAGACGCGTTCTACCGATTTCTCCGCAACAGCGAATTTTGGTGGTCGGTAAAGCGGCGCAGGATATCGCGCAGCAAAGTGGTGGCTGGTCAGTCACCTGGCAGGGGACGGGTAACACAAACGCGAGATTTCCTGGTGCCACGAGCATATTTGAGGGAATCGCTGCGGCAGTGGCCGAGGCGGGGGGCACGCTGAGTTACTCAGATAACGGCGACTACGACACCAAGCCCGATGTTGCCATCGTGGTGTTCGGCGAAACCCCTTATGCCGAGGGGCGTGGCGATAGAGACAGCTTGGAGTTTCAACCGGGCAGTAAGCGCGCCCTCAAAAAACTGCAAAAGCTGCAGGCTCAGGGAATTCCAGTGGTATCTCTGTTTCTTTCCGGTCGCCCCATGTGGGTGAATCCCGAGCTCAATGCCTCAGATGCTTTTGTAGCGGCGTGGTTACCGGGCTCCGAGGGAGCGGGTATTGCCGATGTGATCATCGCTAAGGGCAATGGCGAACCGCGTTACAACTTTACAGGGCGCTTGGCATTTTCCTGGCCAGCAAAGCCCTTGGACATGCAGTTGAACATTGCGGAGTCACCCTATCAGCCCTTGTTTCCCTTGGGTTACGGGCTCGGTTACGACACATCAAGCAAGGCGCTGGGTAATCAGCTTGAGGAAGCTGTTGCGGGCGTTGCCACGGGCGACGTAAGCCAGCTGGATTTCTACGTTGGCCGTGCCATGCAACCCTGGAATCTGTTCCTGATAAGCGGGGAGCAGCGCGATATGCTCAGCGGCGCCCAAGCGACGCTAAGCGACGGCAGCATGCAGCTAACAACCGTCGACAAAGAGGTACAGGAAGATGCCCTCAAGCTACGCTGGCACGATCTGCAGTCGGGCAAACTGGTGTTTTACGGCGACCAGCCGCTCAACCTGGCCGCCTTTGCAGAGCGGGGCACACTGGCATTCGATATACAGGTTAAGGATCTCAGCAAGGGCGGTATGGAATTGGCGATGAGTTGCGGTGAGGATTGTTTCCGCAAGGTGCCCATCGATGTCACGCTGCGCAACACCGCCAAATCTGGATGGCAAAATATCACTTTAGCGCTGCAGTGTTTTGTGCGCGATAACGAAAACCTCGCCGCAGTCCAGCTTCCGTTTGTACTCGAAGTGGGTGGCAGCGGCGAAGTTGAACTCGCCAACATTCGATTCCACCGTGGAGGTAAGCCCAATACGGAGTGTCCTGATTACAGACGCGTGGCTGTTACTCCCGCCAAACTCGAAAAATTTTGGGCTCTGGACTGGTGGCAGCCGCGTCATCAGCAGCTTGTTGAACGGGTTAAACAGGGCGATGTCGACCTGATAATGATCGGCGACTCAATTACTCACTGGTGGGAGAGGTTCGCACCACAAGTTTGGGAGGAATACTATGGGCATCGCAATGCGGTAAACATGGGCTTCGCTGGTGATCGGACCGAAAACGTCTTGTGGCGTTTGCAAAATGGTGAAATAGATAACATCAACCCTAAAGTTGCGGTGCTGTTGATCGGCACTAATAACACGGGTCACCGCCTGCAGGCAGCGCAATACACGGTTGCCGGCATTCGCAAAATACTGGATACCTTACGCAACAAACTACCGGGCACCAAGGTGTTACTGTTGGCGATATTTCCGCGTGAGGCATCCCCACAGGCACCTATGCGCCTGATTAACGAACAAATAAACACGCAAATTGCCAAGTTCGCAGATAACAAACATATTTACTTTTTAAACATTAACGAACAATTTGTGGACCAACAAGGCGTTTTGAGCCCATCGGTTGCGCCGGATTTACTGCATCTTAACGAGGCCAGTTACCGTCGTTGGGCGGAAGCGATGGAACCCTTGCTGCAGCAGCTAATGGGAGAAAACTGA
- a CDS encoding tetratricopeptide repeat protein, producing the protein MPYKKILAAVFSLQLCACAWMGDGRPNYGKTLADLEATEVPDNPMPVPETTLDKIEDSYRSALDVAEDPAIRHQILVRLADLEMKRSEKNQLDAEMQQQYFADAVTMYEELITLNRERPVGGKQMSNERLLYQLSKAYALDGRMAESEAALSELVQNYPQSAYAAEADFRRAEQAFSDGKYDTAETLYGNVIAAGEDTPFFDNAVYMDGWAQFKQGRYRASIKPFTTVLDRMLVKEGEGLAQLTNSDRNLVNDTLRVMGIVFSYLDGAQSITDIYNNLGPRHYQHLLYMELGNLYLEQKRYRDSADTFRHYVQTFPETDYSPQFSVKAIEVYSLGNFPSEILPAKEEYVRNYGVHSNYWAIRDDDKRKLIKPQLHTYLEELSSYYHARAQEIKKVRAEYASLKASGKKPDFKLPTESAELNYMRAAEYYQQFIASFPSDPKTGEMTYLMAEAYYEAGQLEPAIKAYENVAYNILDTKHGGEAGYAALIALQELIDATEIKTEADQKRVADWRAHKINSSISFADYYPIDRRAAPVLTKAAQDIFEQGDLPRAVTVATRMTQWQPAPAKSLQKTAWLVLGHSQFDLQQYEQADYAYRQVLSLLPAEDPEREQIVERVAASMYKSSEQQITAGDKVAAVTKLMSIRDVSPGSAVAISAQYDAANLLMELKNWSEAERVLLDFQQRYPQHELSATLPPKMAMIYQETEQWDKAADALAIMSNSGDPEVRRQSLYLSAELYEKSGKLGKSIDQYRSYANQYPAPFPIATEARNKLVELYGKTGDASKRNYWLQELIKQDAKAGSQRTDRSKYLAAMASTEFAADDFRRFSNIKLTLPIKKSIKLKKSAMDQTLKSYRKVLAYGVAEFSTEANYRIGMLYGLLSKDLMNSQRPQGLDAMALEQYEILLEEQAFPFEEKSIDIHTSNIERAWEGIYDDGVKNSFKALADLLPARYGKKEKRAEVSIGIH; encoded by the coding sequence ATGCCTTACAAAAAAATTCTAGCCGCGGTGTTTAGCCTGCAACTTTGCGCGTGTGCGTGGATGGGCGACGGTCGCCCCAACTACGGCAAAACCCTGGCGGACCTCGAAGCCACTGAGGTGCCCGACAATCCCATGCCGGTACCGGAGACCACGCTCGATAAAATTGAAGACAGCTATCGCTCGGCCCTGGATGTTGCCGAAGATCCGGCAATACGCCACCAAATCTTAGTGCGCCTCGCCGATCTCGAAATGAAACGCAGCGAAAAAAATCAGTTGGATGCGGAAATGCAGCAACAGTATTTTGCCGATGCGGTAACCATGTATGAAGAGCTGATTACCCTCAATCGCGAACGCCCGGTGGGCGGCAAACAAATGTCGAATGAGCGCCTGTTGTATCAGCTCTCAAAAGCCTATGCGCTGGATGGCCGTATGGCGGAATCGGAAGCGGCTTTGTCGGAGTTGGTGCAGAATTATCCGCAGTCGGCTTACGCTGCTGAAGCGGATTTCCGCCGCGCTGAACAAGCCTTTAGTGATGGCAAGTACGATACCGCTGAAACACTTTACGGTAATGTGATAGCGGCGGGTGAAGACACACCGTTTTTCGATAATGCGGTGTACATGGATGGCTGGGCTCAATTTAAACAAGGTCGCTATCGCGCATCCATCAAACCTTTTACCACCGTGTTAGACCGCATGCTGGTAAAAGAGGGAGAAGGCCTGGCGCAGCTCACCAACAGTGATCGCAATCTCGTCAACGATACCTTGCGGGTAATGGGCATTGTGTTTTCTTACCTGGATGGCGCGCAGTCAATCACCGACATTTACAATAATCTCGGGCCGCGACATTACCAGCACTTGTTGTATATGGAATTGGGTAATTTGTACCTGGAACAAAAACGCTATAGAGACAGCGCTGATACCTTCCGTCACTATGTGCAGACCTTTCCTGAAACGGATTATTCACCGCAGTTTTCCGTTAAGGCCATCGAAGTGTATTCACTGGGTAACTTCCCCAGCGAAATACTGCCGGCCAAAGAAGAGTATGTGCGTAATTACGGTGTACACAGCAATTATTGGGCGATTCGCGATGATGACAAGCGCAAGCTGATTAAACCGCAATTGCACACTTATCTGGAAGAGTTGTCGAGTTATTATCACGCCCGCGCGCAGGAAATAAAGAAAGTACGCGCCGAATACGCGAGTCTCAAAGCCTCGGGAAAAAAACCGGATTTTAAATTGCCGACCGAATCCGCCGAGCTAAATTACATGCGCGCGGCCGAATACTATCAGCAATTTATTGCCAGCTTCCCGTCCGATCCGAAAACCGGCGAGATGACGTACCTCATGGCGGAAGCGTATTACGAAGCCGGTCAATTGGAGCCCGCAATTAAAGCCTACGAAAATGTGGCCTACAATATACTCGATACCAAACATGGCGGCGAAGCCGGTTATGCGGCCTTAATCGCATTGCAGGAATTAATTGACGCTACCGAAATAAAAACCGAAGCAGACCAAAAACGCGTTGCTGACTGGCGTGCTCACAAAATCAATAGTTCCATCAGTTTCGCCGATTATTACCCAATCGATCGCCGTGCCGCTCCGGTGCTAACAAAAGCCGCGCAGGATATTTTTGAACAGGGCGATTTACCCCGCGCGGTTACCGTGGCAACCCGTATGACCCAGTGGCAGCCAGCACCCGCAAAATCTTTGCAAAAAACCGCATGGTTGGTGTTAGGCCATTCGCAATTCGATTTACAACAGTATGAACAGGCCGATTATGCCTACCGTCAGGTCTTGTCGCTGTTACCCGCTGAAGACCCCGAACGCGAACAGATTGTAGAACGCGTTGCTGCCAGTATGTATAAATCCTCAGAGCAACAAATTACCGCTGGCGATAAAGTGGCTGCCGTCACCAAGCTCATGTCAATTCGCGATGTGTCTCCGGGCAGCGCCGTGGCAATCAGCGCTCAGTACGATGCCGCAAATTTATTAATGGAGCTTAAAAATTGGAGCGAAGCTGAGCGGGTGCTTTTGGATTTTCAGCAGCGCTACCCGCAACATGAATTAAGCGCGACACTGCCGCCCAAAATGGCGATGATTTACCAGGAAACCGAACAGTGGGATAAAGCCGCAGATGCACTGGCCATCATGTCAAATTCCGGCGATCCGGAAGTGCGGCGCCAGTCGCTGTATTTGTCGGCAGAGTTGTATGAAAAATCCGGCAAGCTGGGTAAATCCATTGATCAGTACCGCAGTTATGCCAATCAATACCCTGCACCTTTTCCCATTGCCACCGAAGCCCGCAATAAATTGGTTGAGCTTTATGGCAAAACCGGTGATGCCAGCAAGCGCAACTATTGGTTACAGGAACTCATTAAACAAGATGCCAAAGCGGGCAGCCAACGTACCGATCGCTCGAAATATCTCGCCGCCATGGCCTCCACGGAATTTGCCGCCGATGACTTCCGTCGCTTTAGCAACATTAAACTGACCCTGCCGATTAAAAAGAGCATAAAGCTTAAGAAATCGGCGATGGATCAAACTCTGAAGTCTTACCGTAAAGTGCTGGCTTACGGCGTTGCGGAATTTTCGACGGAGGCCAATTACCGCATTGGTATGCTCTATGGTCTGCTCAGTAAAGATCTGATGAACTCACAACGGCCGCAGGGCTTAGACGCAATGGCTCTGGAACAGTACGAAATTTTGTTGGAAGAGCAGGCCTTCCCCTTTGAAGAAAAATCCATTGATATTCATACCAGTAATATCGAGCGAGCCTGGGAAGGTATTTACGACGACGGCGTAAAAAACAGTTTCAAAGCCCTGGCCGATTTGTTGCCCGCTCGCTATGGCAAAAAAGAAAAACGCGCGGAGGTGAGCATTGGCATTCATTAA